Proteins encoded in a region of the Scyliorhinus canicula chromosome 2, sScyCan1.1, whole genome shotgun sequence genome:
- the LOC119962466 gene encoding C-X-C chemokine receptor type 2-like, with protein MSSIHINPDDLFSHIPIYTYNPNSTFDPDKAPCSRVINTLSTNTAIAVVYSLVCFLAMAGNMVVMVVLLYNRRTTSSTDNYLLHLAVADLLFAVTLPFWAVDAISGWVFGDAMCKIISMLQEVNFYSGILLLACISVDRYRSIVYSTRIYQKKRPFVIKVICAVVWVLAIVLSLPILYKGEYNPAGFDRQFCHEVLDGKLAEKWRITTRFLRHFIGFLVPLAVMIFCYSVTIWRLCQTRGFQKQKAMKVIIAVVLAFLFCWLPHNITVFIDTLMRSKYIRETCDMRHHADRALTATQILGFLHCCINPILYAFIGVKFRRNLFNLLRMKAITEQSEESQLEKSTSVTLSRFTATNV; from the coding sequence ATGTCTTCAATACACATAAACCCTGACGATCTTTTTTCTCATATTCCAATTTATACCTATAATCCCAACAGCACTTTTGATCCGGATAAGGCTCCCTGCAGTCGAGTAATTaataccctctcgaccaacactGCCATTGCTGTTGTCTATAGCCTGGTCTGTTTCCTCGCTATGGCAGGGAACATGGTTGTAATGGTGGTTTTACTTTACAATCGACGTACAACATCATCCACAGACAACTACCTGCTTCATCTGGCAGTGGCAGATCTCCTATTCGCCGTGACCTTGCCCTTTTGGGCAGTGGATGCCATATCTGGCTGGGTGTTTGGCGATGCCATGTGTAAGATCATCAGCATGTTACAGGAAGTTAACTTTTACAGCGGGATTCTGTTACTGGCTTGTATCAGTGTCGACCGCTATCGGTCCATTGTCTATTCCACAAGGATCTACCAGAAGAAGAGGCCATTTGTAATCAAGGTGATCTGTGCTGTTGTCTGGGTGTTGGCCATTGTTTTGTCTTTGCCTATTCTGTACAAGGGTGAATACAACCCAGCTGGTTTCGACAGGCAGTTCTGCCATGAGGTACTTGACGGTAAATTGGCTGAAAAATGGAGGATAACTACCAGGTTTCTGAGGCACTTTATTGGGTTCCTCGTTCCACTGGCTGTGATGATCTTCTGCTACAGTGTGACGATTTGGAGACTGTGTCAAACGAGGGGGTTCCAGAAACAGAAAGCCATGAAAGTCATCATCGCGGTGGTGCTGGCCTTCCTCTTCTGTTGGCTCCCGCACAATATCACCGTGTTCATCGACACACTGATGAGGAGCAAGTACATCCGAGAGACTTGTGACATGCGTCATCATGCCGATAGGGCTCTGACCGCAACTCAAATCTTgggattcctgcactgctgcATCAACCCAATCCTGTACGCATTCATCGGGgtgaaattcaggagaaacttgttCAACCTTTTGCGTATGAAAGCAATCACTGAACAGAGTGAAGAGTCACAGCTTGAGAAATCTACATCCGTCACTTTATCTAGATTCACTGCAACCAACGTATAA